From the genome of Spinacia oleracea cultivar Varoflay chromosome 2, BTI_SOV_V1, whole genome shotgun sequence, one region includes:
- the LOC110794208 gene encoding GATA transcription factor 25 isoform X1 yields the protein MYPHEQHLSVSPSSPSQLQESQALIEQNDIVQRVGDSVDDHYQHNHHHHHHGQHRCSDDGPVAFEGDSIYAVDNYGRVEGSDQLTLSFRGQVYVFDSVTPDKVEAVLLVLGGNVGGSAPTPASQGAEASHVAHMSQQDMMVYPGRSSLPQREASLNRYRRKRNERTFDKLIRYNVRQEVAQRQPRSKGQFTSSKKGGESSGCNAQDSGPDETQLETSCTHCGISSLSTPMMRRGPNGPRTLCNACGLVWGNKRTLRDLSKKQDPYVMPNELTGASTFYFETKINSLVIRHLQKRYESIKYKTNRIK from the exons ATGTATCCCCATGAGCAGCATTTGAGCGTGTCTCCATCTTCCCCGAGTCAGCTGCAGGAATCCCAAGCTTTGATCGAGCAAAACGACATCGTTCAAAGGGTGGGTGATTCAGTCGATGACCACTACCaacacaaccaccaccaccaccaccatggTCAGCACCGATGTTCCGACGATGGGCCTGTTGCTTTCGAGGGAGATTCAATCTATGCTGTCGATAATTATGGGAGAGTTGAAGGCTCTGATCAGCTTACGCTTTCGTTTCGTGGTCAGGTTTATGTCTTTGATTCTGTCACTCCTGATAAG GTTGAAGCAGTTTTATTGGTTCTAGGAGGGAATGTGGGAGGGAGTGCACCAACTCCAGCTTCACAAGGTGCAGAAGCATCACATGTAGCACATATGAGCCAGCAG GATATGATGGTATATCCAGGACGCAGTAGTCTACCACAGCGAGAGGCATCTTTAAATAGATATCGGCGAAAGAGGAACGAACGCACTTTTGATAAGTTAATTAGGTATAACGTTCGGCAAGAAGTGGCACAGAG GCAGCCCCGTAGCAAGGGACAATTTACATCTTCAAAGAAGGGGGGTGAATCTTCTGGATGCAACGCTCAAGATTCAGGTCCTGATGAGACGCAGTTAGAAACGTC ATGTACTCACTGTGGAATCAGTTCACTGTCAACTCCAATGATGCGGCGTGGGCCAAATGGACCTAGGACTCTTTGTAATGCATGCGGGCTTGTGTGGGGAAACAAG CGTACTTTGAGGGATCTTTCAAAGAAGCAAGATCCATATGTTATGCCAAACGAACTG ACTGGTGCATCCACGTTTTATTTTGAaactaaaattaattcattagtcatacgacatctacaaaagAGATATGAATCTATCAAATACAAAACAAACCGAATCAAATAA